One window from the genome of Anolis sagrei isolate rAnoSag1 chromosome 4, rAnoSag1.mat, whole genome shotgun sequence encodes:
- the RBM39 gene encoding RNA-binding protein 39 isoform X3: MRGKMGLPHNIKISGGRRRSRSKSPFRKDKSPVREPIDNLTPEERDARTVFCMQLAARIRPRDLEEFFSTVGKVRDVRMISDRNSRRSKGIAYVEFVDVSSVPLAIGLTGQRVLGVPIIVQASQAEKNRAAAMANNLQKGSAGPMRLYVGSLHFNITEDMLRGIFEPFGRIESIQLMMDSETGRSKGYGFITFSDSECAKKALEQLNGFELAGRPMKVGHVTERTDASSASSFLDSDELERTGIDLGTTGRLQLMARLAEGTGLQIPPAAQQALQMSGSLAFSAVADLQTRLSQQSEVLAAAASVQPLATQCFQLSNMFNPQTEEEAGWDTEIKDDVIEECNKHGGVVHIYVDKNSAQGNVYVKCPSIAAAIAAVNALHGRWFAGKMITAAYVPLPTYHNLFPDSMNATQLLVPARR, from the exons agAACCTATTGATAATCTTACTCCAGAAGAGAGAGATGCTCGAACAGTTTTCTGTATGCAACTTGCTGCAAGAATTAGGCCAAGAGACCTTGAAGAATTTTTTTCTACAGTAGGAAAG GTCCGTGATGTACGCATGATTTCAGACAGAAACTCCAGACGTTCCAAGGGAATTGCTTATGTGGAATTCGTTGATGTTAGTTCAGTACCTTTGGCAATTGGATTAACTGGGCAGCGAGTGTTGGGAGTACCAATTATTGTACAAGCATCTCAA GCAGAGAAAAACAGAGCCGCTGCAATGGCTAATAATCTACAAAAGGGCAGTGCAGGCCCCATGAGGCTTTATGTAGGATCTTTACACTTCAACATAACTGAAGATATGCTTCGTGGAATCTTTGAGCCATTTGGTCGG ATTGAAAGCATCCAGCTGATGATGGACAGTGAAACCGGGCGTTCCAAAGGATATGGATTTATCACT TTTTCAGATTCAGAGTGTGCTAAAAAGGCTTTGGAACAACTAAATGGATTTGAATTGGCTGGAAGACCAATGAAAGTAGGTCACGTAACAGAACGCACAGATGCATCCAGTGCTAGCTCATTTTTGGACAGTGATGAACTGGAAAGGACTGGAATTGATTTGGGAACAACAGGCCGCCTTCAGTTGATGGCGAGACTGGCTGAAG GTACTGGTCTTCAAATTCCTCCAGCTGCACAACAAGCTCTGCAGATGAGTGGCTCATTAGCATTTAGTGCTGTAGCAG atttgcaGACTAGACTTTCACAGCAGAGTGAAG TATTGGCTGCAGCTGCATCAGTACAACCCCTTGCAACACAATGTTTCCAGCTTTCCAACATGTTTAACCCTCAAAC tgaagaggaagcaggctggGATACAGAAATTAAGGACGATGTGATTGAGGAATGTAACAAACATGGAGGAGTTGTCCACATTTATGTAGACAAAAATTCAGCTCAG ggCAATGTCTATGTGAAATGCCCTTCAATAGCAGCAGCAATTGCAGCTGTAAATGCATTACATGGAAGGTGGTTTGCAG GTAAAATGATAACAGCAGCATATGTACCTCTGCCAACATACCACAACCTTTTTCCAGATTCTATGAATGCAACCCAGCTCTTGGTTCCTGCTCGGCGATGA